The DNA sequence CCAAGATTTAAGTGTTGCACTGTATTGTTAGTGATCTGCTTTCTCTTTATTTAATTTTGTTACTTATAAAGTAAGTGGTGGCTAAACCAAGAGTTGAACTTGGGACCCCATCATTATGAGTGATGTGCTCTAACCAGCTGAGCTATTTAGCCATTCTTAACTTACATCGTAACGTTTTCTGCCGAAGCCATCGTCGTTTCGATGGAGCGCATTATGCGGATATAGGTGATAGTCGTCAACCCATTTCTAAGAAAAAAAGTGATTTTTTTCCTGTTTGCTTGTTTGCTGAGCAAGTTGATCTTATTTTAATCAAATACAGCAGTTCATTAGCTGACGTGATTGATAATAATCAAATAATTAAACAGATTAGCGTTAATAAAAAACTTAAAGTGAGTCTCGATGGCATCATCTTCGCGCGAATATCGGTAATTTTTAATATCAACATCCTTGTTTATTATTCAAAACAGTTTTTTAGGTCTTAAATGGGTAAACTTAATCCTTTACCGCTAAGCAATGGACAAATTAATGAAGATATTACACACTTCAGACTGGCATCTTGGTCAGTATTTTATGATGAAAACCAGAGAGTCAGAGCATTTACATTTTTTAAACTGGTTAATTGAAGTGGTCAATAAGCAACAGATCGATGCATTAATCGTTGCCGGTGATATTTTTGATAGCGCATCCCCGCCTTCCTACGCGCGCAAATTATACAGTGATTTTATTGTCAGATTGCAAAAAAGCAGCTGTCGCCAGCTTATTATTATGGCGGGGAATCATGACAGTATTGCCGTGCTCAATGAAAACAAAGATTTATTAAAAGCATTGGATGTTTCTGTATTAGCCGGATTAAGTGATGATTTAAACGAGCACATTATTGAACTTAAGGATGATAGGCAAAATACGCAGGCATTAGTTTGTGCATTGCCTTTTTTACGGGCAGCAGATGTGATGAGAAGTGTTCAGGGTAGTTCGGCCGCTGATAAACAGATTTCTCTGCAGCAGGGCATAGCGGACACCTACCAGTCGATTTTCGAACTCGCTAATGCGCAGTGTCATGAGAAAGCCCTTCCTATTATTGCAACCGGGCATCTGACTGCGGTGGGCTGCAGTGTTTCTGACTCGGTGCGTGAAATTTATATCGGCACACTGACCGCTTTCCCTGCTGTGCTCTTCCCTGCTTTTAACTATATTGCCCTGGGACATTTACACCGTGCGCAAAAAGTACAAAAAACCGACCATATTCGTTATTGCGGCAGCCCGATTGCCTTGAGCTTTGATGAAACCAGGCAGCAGAAAAATATTAATATTATTGAATTTGATACAAATAATGCCTTAACCGTTAATGAGACGGTGATCCCTGTTTTTCAGAGAATGCAGGTTATCAGCGGAGATTTAGAATCTGTAATAGAGCAGTTACAAGAGCTTAAAAAAGAGTTAGCGGGTGAAAGTGCCTGGATAGAGGTCAAGCTCAAGCAGGCTTTTTATCTTTCCGATGTGCATGCATTATTAAATGAACAGGTCCAGGAAAGTCAAATAGAAATTTTAAAAATCAGCAGTCCGACTATTAATGAAAAAAATCAGTATCAGGCTGCGGATAAATCAACGCTGGATAATTTAACACCGGCAGATCTTTTTCAGCATCGTTTACAGATTGAAGACAGCTACAGTGACCAGCAGAGAGAGCAGTTAACTAAACTGTTTGCCGAAGTCTGCTCTGAAGTGGAGCATAAATCATGAAAATATTATCTATTCGTTTTAAAAATCTAAATTCATTAAAAGGCCATTGGAAAATTGATTTTCAGGATGCTGATTTTTTAGAAAACGGTCTGTTTGTTATTACCGGACAAACAGGTGCAGGCAAAAGCACTATTCTGGATGCTATCTGTTTAGCCTTATATCAGCAGACCCCACGTTTAGACAGGATCACTCAAAGTAAAAATGAATTAATGACTCGCGGAACGTGGGAGTGTTCAGCGGAAGTGGAATTTAGTGTTAAGGGAAAGGGCTACCGTGTTTTTTGGGAACAAAAAAGAGCCAGAAAAAGTGCTGCCGGGAAACTGCAGGCGCCTATCTGTGAATTAAGCTTGATTGAAGGCGATGTACTTTGCACTAAAAGCAGTGAAGTATTAAAGCAGGTTATTGAGCTTACCGGACTCGATTTTTCCCGTTTTACAAAATCTATGCTGCTGGCGCAGGGCGGTTTTGCCGCGTTTTTAAACGCCAGCCCGAGAGATCGTGCCGAATTATTAGAAGAGTTAACTGGGACTGAGATTTATTGTGAAATCGCTAAACACGTGTTTGAACGTAATAAACAGGCTCAGGCGGAATTAGATTTATTAATCAAACAAGCGGATGTATTAGAAGTACTGTCAGAAGAGCAGGTTGATGAGTTAAATAAGCAAGTTCAGCTCCTTGCCGCCGATAAACAGACAGTACAAACAGACTTAAAGGATCTTGAAGGCGCTTTATTGTGGCTGAAAAACGCACAAGTATTAAAAGAACAGGTAGAAGCGCAGTTGAGACTGTTAACAAACGCGCAGCAGTCTGCCGCTGAGTTTAAGAATAAACAGCAGCAGATTGAACTTGCACAGCAGGCTAAACGGCTGGAACAGCCGTATCAGAATCAGTTGTTAAACGCAGAGAAGATCCAGTCTGGCGAGACGTTGCTAGTTGAAAATGAACAAAAAAACAAAATATTACAAGCGCAGCTAATAGAGTGCAAAAACGGGGCTGAAAGCCTCACTGCAGCGCAGAAATCTCTACAAGAAAGCCATGCTGTCCGGCATAATAAAATCAATGAACATCTTATGCCTTTAGATTTGGCAATAGGTCAGTTAACAGGCCTATGCGGTGAACAACAATTGGCCGTCGACAAACAGATAAATACAGCCGTTGAAACGCAGCAGACGCTGAATATTCGCTTAGCCCAACAAAAGACTGATAATCTTGCCTTAAAAACGTTAAATGAGGGTTTACAGAAGCAGCAGGCTGCGCATCATCTTCAGGAAAGTTTGCCGCTTATTGAGCAGCAGTTTTCTTTCTATATTAAGCAGCAGTCGCAATTAAAAGACTCTTTGTCTGGCAGTTCTGAGTTGCAGAAAAAACAAAGCGTGTTGCACAATGACCTGCTGGATGTGCATAAGCAGGTCAAGCTCAGCGCACAAGCGCTGCATGAAAAGCAGCTGCTACTGCAACAAGTTCAGCAGCACCGAGAGTCATTATTGGACAGTGGTCAATTTAGCAGTGCCGGGCAAATGAATATAATACTGACCGAGGTCTTTGATCAACAGTCTCAAAACCAACAGGCTTTATCTTTAACAAGGCAGCTAGATGATAGTTATGCAAGGTTAGCCGCTGTACACAAAGGCAGTGCTGAATTAGAGCAAAGCATTAAAGGCAATCAGCAGGCATTAATGGTGAGTGAGCAGCAAGGACTAGAGTGCAAAAATTCGCTGCTTGCACTGCAAAAGCTGTTAAAACAAGAGCAGGTGATTGCCCAATTGAGTGATTTAAAAAAACATTTACAGAAAGATAACCCTTGCCCGTTATGCGGATCGATTGAACACCCGTCGGTGAGTAATTATCAGCCCGTCGATATACCTGAAACGCAAATAGCGCTATCGCTGCAAGAGCAGCGGCTCGAGAGTATCCGAGAGCAGTATTCAGATGCTAAAAACCGAATAAAAACAGATACCAGACAGCTCGCTGAATATCGTCTTCAGGCGGCTAATCTTAGTCAGCTGTTGGAAAAACAGCTGACTGAATGGCAAGATAGTCCTTATTTATCTGCCTTTACCTATCAGCAGAGCAGTTTTGCGGATTTATCTTTATTAACACAAAGCTTACGCGAAAAACGTTTTAATATTGAGAATCTGCAAAAACAAATTCAGCAAATAGATGCCCAGCTTCCTGATTTACGAGAGGTTATGCAGGCGCTAACGCAAAAAGCCAATGACCATGACAGGTTATTACAGCAGCTTAATAACCAGCATGCCGTTGCAGATAATGAAGATCAGCGATTAGCTAAAGAACAGCAGATGCTTTTAGCACAACTTGAAGAAAATCAGCAGGGCATCTGCCAGCAGCTGCCTGCCGAGTTATTAAAAAAGCAGGTTGAAGTCGAACAATTATTCAATAGTCCAGCAGCGTGGATTGAAAATCAGAAGAGTTTAATTCTCTTATACCAGTCACAACAGGCGCAAAGCATAACGCTGCAAAGCCTGGTCGATAAGCAAGCCCATCAAATAGCCCTGCAGGAGCAGCAATATGCACAGCAGCAAAGTGTATTACAGCAGCTGCAGACATTATGGCAATCTAATCAGTCGCAGTTGACCGAGCAGCAGCGACAAAGGGCAGATGAATTTGGCAGTCAAAGCCAGGCGCAGATTCGCCAGCTGCTTGAATCTGAAAAAAATGAACTATCAGGTCAGCTGGAGCTTGCGATGGCCTCCCTGCTAAATGTGCAGGGGCAATCTGCACGTTTAGCAGGGCAACTTGCCGAGCAGAAAAATACTCAGGCAGAACTGCAAGGTAACCAGCAGACGTTACTGACTGTTTTTAAAAAACAGTTAATCACTAGTCCTTTTATTGATCAGACTGACTTTATTAATGCGCGTTTAGCAGAAGAGCCATTACAGGTACTGCTCGCGCTGCAAAAGCAGCTGCATGAGCAGTTACTCACAGAGAAAACCCGTTTAAGTTCGGCACAGCAGAGTCTTGAAAAACATCTCAAATTAAGTGTTACTGAAGAAGATCCATTAGTCTTAGAAAATGCGCAGGCTGCGAATCAGGAAAAATCTGAGGTCATCGGTGAACAGCTGGTGGAGAAAAAAGGCAAACTGCAGGCTGATATTCGTTTAAAAGCGCAGCAACAGGCACTGCTGGATCAACAGGTGCAACAAAAAGACAGTGCAGAGCAGTGGGCGATGCTCAATAAACTGATCGGCTCAGCTGACGGCAGTAAATTCAGAACCTTTGCGCAGGGCTTAACCTTAGACAATCTGGTTTATCTGGCGAATAAAGAGATGGCAGATCTGCATCAGCGTTATCAGCTGCAGAGAAATCTTGATGAACCCTTAGCACTGCAGGTCATTGATTTATGGCAGGCGAATGCCGTACGGGATGTAAAAACCCTGTCGGGCGGGGAAAGCTTTTTAGTAAGCTTAGGACTGGCCTTAGCGCTTTCTAATCTGGTCAGTCATAAGACGCAGATAGAATCGTTATTTTTAGATGAAGGATTTGGCACCTTAGATGCGGATACCTTAGAAATCGCCTTAGATGCGCTAGAGCGGTTAAATGCAACCGGCAAGCTGATTGGGGTTATTTCCCACGTTGATGCGCTTAAGGAGCGGATTAATAAGCAGATTCATGTCAGTAAAGGCAGCGGGGCAGGGTACAGTCAGCTGGATAAGCAATATGTTTTTGTGGAAAAGAGTTAACCATTCTCTTAACTCGGGGAGTCGTAGGCTTTTGCTTTTGAGCGTCAGTTTTGCCTTTAAAGAAAGAGGTCATAAACTTAATACTCTTGGTATTCTGTTATCGGTAGGGCATTCTATACACCGCAATCAGGATTAATCGGTGCGTGGAGCGCAGCCTACGAGCTGAACTGTCGTTCAATTTCCTCCATGTTTCCACTTGCTAAAGGAATTGATTGAGCAATAAATATTCAAGAGCAATTCTTGCGATTTTAACCTTATTAAGTTTTTATTTTATTAATAAATATAACTGTAAGATTATGTTTATTAATGTAAGACTAGAGCGTCGTCACAGATATTAATATCTGATTAAGACAACCTTGTGCAGGTTATTTAGTCGGAAGTCGGGAAGAACTATTTACTGAATGGTTAAAATTCAGTTTATTATCTAAAAAAGTTTGGGTATCCTATCCCATTTTTATGCTGTCTAGAAAAGTGGTAACGATTCAGTTTGATTTACTTATAATAGAAGGCTCATACGCACTCAGGGGCAAGCATAATCAAAAGCATATTGAACAAACTGGCTAACATCGCACTGCTTGTGACCGCGCTGCTTGCGGCTAATGCAAGCGCCGACCAATTAGAAGCACCACTGTTTTCATTCAGCGGCTTCGGCACTTTGGGAGTGGTTCATTCCAGCGAGGATCAGGCGGACTTTACCTCGAGCATTTTGAAGCCCAACGGCGCTGGCGACAGCCATGTCTGGAGCTTCGACGTTGACAGTCTGATCGGTGGGCAGGTCACTGCTAATCTTACTCCAAAGTTTACAGCCGTCCTGCAAGTCATTGCAGAGCAGAATTATGACAATACCTACCTGCCCCAAGTAGAGTGGGCGAATATCAATTATCAGCTCACACCAGATTTAGGTATACGCGTTGGTCGTACAGTGTTGCCCACCTTTCTTTATTCCGACACACGTAAAGTGGCTTATACCTATCCATGGATACGTCCTCCAGTGGAGGTCTATCGTCTGGGCCCTTTACCTCCATCGATGGTGTGGATGCCCGCTACCGGATGCGCATTGGTGATGTCACAAACGCTTTACAAGCTCACTTCGGTGAAAGCGAAAGCAAGCTGCCAAACGACGTCGGCGCTATTAAAGCAAAGCAGTCATGGGGTATGGCTTATACAGGCGAATACCATAACGCCACTGTGCATATAGGCTACGAATCAACCTATGTGACTCTGAAAGGCCTTAAGACGATTTTCGATGGATTTAGGCAGTTTGGGCCGGAAGGCATCGTCCTTGCGGATAAATACGATGTCGATAGCAGGCCTTTATCCGTTATCACCGTGGGTGCACGTTACGATCCAGGACAGTGGTTTGTAATGGGAGAATGGAGCCATTTAGACAGCCAAGGCTCTTTTTTTGGTAATGGAACCGGCTGGTACTTGAGTGGTGGCTATCGCTTTGGGGAATTCACTCCTTACATCACCTATGCTCAGGCGAAGGCGGACAATCTATCGGATCCGGGCTTGGCTGCCCCCGCTGCTGCGGGTCTCAACGCTACCCTTAATTCGCTATTGAGTGCGAAACCGGTTCAGAACACCGTATCTATTGGCGGGCGCTGGGATTTTATGCGTAATGTCGCCCTCAAACTGCAATATGATCACACCGATATTAGCGCGGGTTCGTCTGGTGTATTAACCAACCTTCAACCGGGTTTTCAATCGGGCGGCAAGGTCGATGTGTTCAGCGCCACGATTGATTTCGTATTCTGATGAGAAGCCAATTATGATTAATGTCAATCGCATCGGATCTATCATCATCGCTCTGTCCCTGAGTTTGGGTTCCGTTGAGGCTGTGGCCGACATAGTATTGGTGGTCTCGGCCAAAAATCCAGTGACCACGCTGAGTAAAAATCAGGTTGTGGATATATTCTTGGGCAAGGCAAACTTTTTCCCCGATGGCCATCAAGCCTTGCCTATCGATCAGGACGAAGGTTCCGTCGCTCGCGAGGAGTTCTACTTAAAATTCGCCGGAAAGTCCTCCGCGCAGATCAAGGCCTTTTGGTCGAAGATCATTTTCACCGGCCGCGGCCAGCCGCCACCGGAAGTATCGAATGCCGTCGCAGTAAAGAAGTTCATCGCCAAACATCCCGATGCCATCGGCTACATTGAGCATAAGTGGGTGGATGACAGTGTGAAGGTGATCCTCATGAAATAATCGGATCCAGTGAGACCCGCGATGATTCCCTTGAGTTGTGAGTTGGCAAGGTTTGAATCGATATCCGCTATATTCCGCAGTGAGGAGACGTCGATGCCGATATCCTTGATCCCATAAAATACCCCTTTGGTTTTTTCAATATTATAGCTCAGCAGCGCTTCTGACATTTCCAGCGCTAGAAAATATGCATCTATGCCCGTGTTGGTGAGTATCTTGGTGAAATCTGTCAGATTGACAGACATAGCCAGACCCTGATTTTCCCAAGCAGGCAATCTTGAGTATCCAATTGACTATTGCTATAAAGACAAAATTGATTTCTCTTCAACGCATGCTTAGCGGATTAAGCCGTTAGAGTGGATTGTCGTTCAGTTTATTAGAATAGAACTGGAAGTTGTTCTTGCCTTTCTCCTTCGCCTTGTACATCGCGACATCCGCGTTTTTGGTCAGAATCTGTTCGTTCAGACCGTTTTTTGGATAGGTACTGATCCCGATACTTGCTGTGATGCGGCACTCCTGACCGGCCAGAGTAAATGGTCTGGCGACAGCGGAAATAATTTTTTTGGCCACTGTTACTGTATATTTTTCGTTATCCAGTTCAGGCAGCATGATAACAAATTCGTCACCCCCTAGCCGGGCAATAGTGTCACTTTCGCGCAGACATTTCTTGAGCCTTGCTGCGATTTCCTGCAGCAATTGGTCGCCAGCCTGGTGTCCAAGGGTGTCGTTAATATTTTTAAAATGGTCCAAGTCGAGAAATAGCAATGCCAGCAGTCCATTGTGGCGATCTGCCTGTTTGATACTATGACTCAGCAGTTTACTGAACAGACTGCGGTTCGGTAGCGTCGTGAGACTGTCATGATAGGCAAGGTATTCGACTCTTGCGGCATGGGTGATATGTTCCTCTATGATGCGCTGGCGGCTTAAGGTAAGCTGATAGCTCATGCGCCACATCACCGCGATAATCAGGAAGATGACAAAGCTGCTGGCTACCGCCTGCCACAGATAGACTTGCTTCTTCTGTTGAGCAGCGGCCAATTTTTCGTCTGCGGATAATCCAACAATCACCGTCAGGGGGAAACCATAGAGCTTGTGTGCACTGGTGTAGCGCTGCACGCCATCCCAGACGTTGGTCTGAAGCATGGTTTCGCTTTTCATTTCCACCGCAGAATATGTTTTCAGCGCTTTTAAATTAGACTTATCGCTGGCAGTAATTGTTTCCCCACTGCGCCTGACAAGGAATATGCCGTCCTCGCAGATAATGCCAAGCATGCCATGCTCTCCCAGTTTCGAGTATTCATAGCTGCTAACAAAATAGGCCGCGTCGACCGAGACCATTACAATACCGGCAAACTTTCCATTGACAAAATCAAGTCTGCGGCTAAATGTCAGGTTCCACTTTCCGGTGCTCGGGTCAAGTTCCGGACTACCAACAGAGATAGCATCCCTCTGGAGCTGGCTCTGGAAGAAAGAAAGGTCGGCAACATTGGCATTGTCCGAGAGATTCGTACTGGTCACAATGTCACCCCTGCTGTCCACAATACTGATGTCGAACACCAGCGTAGGCGGTAATAGATTTCTGGCTTTCAACGTTGGCAGTACGTCCTGTATGCTCAGGATATTATTCGCATATTTGACGACCTTCAGAGTCTGGTCGATTTCGCGCAGTGAGCGCACGACCTGCGATTCATAAGTGTCGGCCAGTTCATGGCTTAATGCCGTCGCGGTTTGCTCTGCCGCGGTTTGTTCGATGTTGATAAGGTTCAGGATTGTCTTCCAGATTGCGGCCAGCATGAGAACGGCAATCGCCGGAAACAGGAAGGGAGATTCGACCAGGTGACTAAACCAATGAATCCGTGTCGAAGAAGCTGGAATCCCAGTGTTATTCAATAAAGCTTGATTGGCGGACCAGTCAGGATTTTCATTATTGATTTTCGTTTCTTCAACCATTGAGTATGTTTCTCCCGTGTATTTAATGTTTAAAAAGAGCAATCATACAAAGACCCTGTCATATTTGGCGATAATGTGCGCTTTTATTAACATAATATTTCAATAAAAAATTGGCTATTCAGCCTGAGATTGGCGCTTTTTTGAGTGTTTTTTCAAAAAATATGACCACAATAAACAGTTAAGTGAAGCTATTTATAAGTTGGGTCATTGGTGTTGGTACTGTTCTTTTTTTCCTGCTGGTCGCTTATTTATTTCCCTGTATAATACTAATCGTTTTAAAGGTCTTATTATACGCTAAAATGTGTGCATCTATATCATTGAAAATAATCACGATAATATCTATTTTTTATCATTATTTCAACGTGCTACATTATATTAAATAAAGCCGTTATATGAAATAGGCTGTACACCATCCGAAATCTGACTCAATAGCCGTTTTGTACTTTTATGGTTTCACAGAGACAATGCGCAGTGATTTACGCTCAAACCTCTCTCCCAACGCGATTCTCTAATACAGTGGTATTATTTTGAGCGCTAAATAATTAACATGGGTGTCTTGATAAATTTCCTTAAATAATTAATATAGGTGTCTTGATCAATTGTATTTGTTCTTCATAGGCTTTCGCAGTTCGAGGGAATCATGCTCTTTCAATAGCAAAAGCAAAGTAAAGTCGCCATCAAGGGCGAAAGACCAACAATAAAAGTTAAACCAGACACCTCAAGCGAAAGCATACAAATAAGAAAAAACGGGTAGGCGAATTGAACGGCAGTTCATAAGCAGGCACTCCCGTTCAAGGCGCTTTATTTTTCTTGCACCCTGAATAGATTAACTCATTAATAGAATGGGTATTATTGTTTTTTACCGCAGCCGGGACAGAATTTGGCATCTAATGATCTTTCTGTGCCACAGTCCACACAGAATTTTTTTACCTGTGCTTGTACTTGTTCGCTGCCGCAGCTGGGGCAGAATTTTGCTCCCTGCGGAATAGTCTGTTGACAAGACGAACAAGACGGGCCTGCCATAATGGTGCTTTGTTCATTTTCCATTGATGTTGAATTCAACTTCATCATCTGATTGCCTATCCCGAAACCCACTCCCATGCCGACACCTGCGCCGGCAACACCACCCGCACCTTCATTTGAAGCTGCTTTTTCCGCTACATCAAACATTTTAACGGTGTTATAGGTTTCACCGTAAATATCAAATTCCGCTTTTTTCGCCAGTATCTCTTTTAAACGTATTACGCTGTCATCATTCTGTGGCACGTTTATCGAATTCAAATAAAAGTTTACAATTTCAATACCGAAACGCTTAAATTCAGCCATGATATCGTTCTGCAGGGCCGCTGACATTTCATTAAGATGCGCACTGATATTAAGCACTGATATTCTATCGTTAATGACTTTTTTAGAAATAAAGTCTTTTATCCGGCTCATTAGATGGCCACGAAAATAGTTAAGAATTTGCTCTGCATCGAACTCGTCAACGGTTCCCACTAGCGTAGTAACAAACTTTTTTGCATCGGTAATTTTTATGCCGAACTGTCCGAATGCCCGCAACGGGATGTAAATATTATAAACAGGCTCTAGAATCGGGATTGGCTCCTGCGTACCCCATTTCATATTTAGATTAACGGCTTTATTAACGTAATAAATTTCTGCAGCAAAGGGGGACTGGTTATCAAAAGAGATATTAACCAGATGTTCTAATAACGGAATATTCGCAGACTTTAGTGTGTGGCGGCCCGGGCCGAGTACATCAAGTGCTTTGCCGTCTTTATAAAAGACCGCCTCTTGTGCCTGGTTAACAATAACCTGTGTCCCCCATACTAGACTGTCATGGGGCCAACGCCAGGCAAAAACATCACCGGGACCATTGTATTTGACACGATCAATGATATTCATTATTTATCCCTCCCTCATTATCAATATATTGTAAGTACTCTTACAACAATTTCCCGTTATTTTTTAGCAGTTTACTCAATAAAGGCACCCTTTAATATCAGAAAGCTTTCGGGCGAGCACTTAGTTATTAGTTATTAGTTATTGGTTATTGGTTATTGATGTTTAGCTTTTTAAAGTTTGTCGGCTTCGCCGATATAGCTGATGGCGTTTACGTTTAATACGCAGGTTAATATCAATGGCTAAAAAATTAAATTTTTCTCCAAACTGTAATAATAGTTTTCGCTCCTCGACACAGACCTGACCATCGGCTAAACACATCTCAATCAGTTTATCTAACCAGTCAGATGCATCCAGAGTTTCATCCGGAGTGAGCATATCTAATTGTCCATTTTCAGCGGCCACAATTATCTTATCTAATACGCTCTGCGGAATGCGGCGGTTCTTAACAAACTGATCTAATAAGTGTTTCTCCTGTTTATCAACTCTACCGTCGGCAAATAAAACTAAGATTAAGCTTGATAATAGTGATATTGGATCAAAAATACGATCACTTTTGACCTGAGCTCTTTCCTGAAACGCAAATTCCAGACCTTTCATTTTAACAAGATGTTCAATATGTGGGATAAAGTCTTGTAAAATCCAGTCCTGCTCACCCTGATTAAAAGAACTGTTACAATACTCACAGCAGTCCTGATAATTATTGGTTTGCGGTGCACCGCAGCGGTAACAGTGTAAAGAATGCAGGCCTTTTTTGATATCGCTTTTAACACCTGATTTTCTTATCATCGTCAGGTGATGAGCATAATACCCGATGGCTGTGGATACTTTTTCCGTATGTGAAATCTTGTTGCCCTGCCATTTTACTAACAGATACACTTTGTCAATGTCTTCACCAAATTGCACTTTACTCACTTCGCACAGGCCAAGCTGCACATTATCAAAGAAATGTGCAGCTGACAGCTGATTGAATTTTTCGATATAACTCGGGTGAGCAACTGCGAGAAGCGGATCGCTGTTCTGTATTAACCAGGCCTTCTGCATCCGCCAGAAAACAGAACTTACCCTGTCTTCAATCAGCGGGATATTAAAAGCCGGATCGACAACCTGATAATCACTTACGCCGTTTATCTGTCTTTTTGCATTCTGAAAACGCCACTGCGCTTCCTGAGTGATCTTCGCTAAAATCCAGTCGTATTCGCCTGATCCAATCAGCGATCGACAAGCCTGACACCGGACAGACTGACTAAGCTTTAAGGTGCTGCCGCAGTTCGGGCAGTTTCCTTCCATCAGGCCCGGCTGAGTGCGGGTCTGCACGCCGGGTAAGCGTACATAGGTTAAATACTCGGTTTTAGTTGTTAACGGCACCCAACTGTCAGTCTGTTTATTGCGACCTTTTATTTCGATCGGATAATCTGCCCGTGATGTTATTTTAAAGTGCAGTGTTTCAAAGTGTTTATCCGCTTCTATTCCAACTAATTCACTGTTAGTAATGATCAGGTTTTCTATTTTACGACGGTGCTGCTGTTTCTTTTGTATCTCAAACTGAATCTGATAGGACTCGCTGATACCATCACTGATAAAAGCACGGGAATAGGAGATATCCTGCTCAGACCAGGCCTGCTTGATAATATAAAAGGCATTTTCAACTCGGCTGGTAATAAGTGCGGTGGAAAAGTGTTTATCCAGGTGTCGAATTTTATTCTGCTGAATCAGCTGCTTTTTCAGGGCCTGTTTCTGCACACCGCGCATTATGGTGTTTTTAATTTTTTTATTCTGAAATTTTTTCCCCTCAATAATGCCGGTAATGACGACTGCTGCAATAATAAGAATAAATATGAGCGGGAACATAGAGAAGCTTTCTCATTTATTTAAAGGGAATCTATTTATAACAGATAATAAACCCTTCCCCTGAAACTGGTGATAAATCTATAAGCCTAGTCACTGATTTTTTGTTCAGAGCTCTGCCACCTGTATTGTGCTTGGTTCTTTTTTCAGTATAAAGCGGTAACATTTTTATCTGCTTTATGGGTCAAAAGAGACTTTTTTTGTTGACTCCGATATCAAAAATCAATGCAGCTACGAAAATTCCCATCCATTTTTATGGTACTGAACAAGTGCTTCAGCAAGCAGGAAAATCGAATGAGCGTGCTGTCCCTTCATACCGCACTGTGAGTTATACGGGAGTGGTGTATCAGGAATATTATAATAAAAAAACCTTATTCAATTCTTGGCAGAAATAAATAAGGGCTTTTTTTAGCCAATAGAGAGGCTATTTTATCAGTATTTTTTATTAAAATGCGTTGGAGCCGATCACTTTACCATTAACGGTTTTTCCGTAGTAGCCCTGGTGATTATGATATTTCTCCTGAGTTGCCTTTAAATCGCCGTTAAAACGAGGATCTTGAGGGCGTTCATGACTGTTCATAAAGGCGGCTACATCC is a window from the Psychromonas ingrahamii 37 genome containing:
- a CDS encoding bifunctional diguanylate cyclase/phosphodiesterase → MVEETKINNENPDWSANQALLNNTGIPASSTRIHWFSHLVESPFLFPAIAVLMLAAIWKTILNLINIEQTAAEQTATALSHELADTYESQVVRSLREIDQTLKVVKYANNILSIQDVLPTLKARNLLPPTLVFDISIVDSRGDIVTSTNLSDNANVADLSFFQSQLQRDAISVGSPELDPSTGKWNLTFSRRLDFVNGKFAGIVMVSVDAAYFVSSYEYSKLGEHGMLGIICEDGIFLVRRSGETITASDKSNLKALKTYSAVEMKSETMLQTNVWDGVQRYTSAHKLYGFPLTVIVGLSADEKLAAAQQKKQVYLWQAVASSFVIFLIIAVMWRMSYQLTLSRQRIIEEHITHAARVEYLAYHDSLTTLPNRSLFSKLLSHSIKQADRHNGLLALLFLDLDHFKNINDTLGHQAGDQLLQEIAARLKKCLRESDTIARLGGDEFVIMLPELDNEKYTVTVAKKIISAVARPFTLAGQECRITASIGISTYPKNGLNEQILTKNADVAMYKAKEKGKNNFQFYSNKLNDNPL
- a CDS encoding SPFH domain-containing protein, whose translation is MNIIDRVKYNGPGDVFAWRWPHDSLVWGTQVIVNQAQEAVFYKDGKALDVLGPGRHTLKSANIPLLEHLVNISFDNQSPFAAEIYYVNKAVNLNMKWGTQEPIPILEPVYNIYIPLRAFGQFGIKITDAKKFVTTLVGTVDEFDAEQILNYFRGHLMSRIKDFISKKVINDRISVLNISAHLNEMSAALQNDIMAEFKRFGIEIVNFYLNSINVPQNDDSVIRLKEILAKKAEFDIYGETYNTVKMFDVAEKAASNEGAGGVAGAGVGMGVGFGIGNQMMKLNSTSMENEQSTIMAGPSCSSCQQTIPQGAKFCPSCGSEQVQAQVKKFCVDCGTERSLDAKFCPGCGKKQ
- a CDS encoding tellurite resistance TerB family protein — protein: MFPLIFILIIAAVVITGIIEGKKFQNKKIKNTIMRGVQKQALKKQLIQQNKIRHLDKHFSTALITSRVENAFYIIKQAWSEQDISYSRAFISDGISESYQIQFEIQKKQQHRRKIENLIITNSELVGIEADKHFETLHFKITSRADYPIEIKGRNKQTDSWVPLTTKTEYLTYVRLPGVQTRTQPGLMEGNCPNCGSTLKLSQSVRCQACRSLIGSGEYDWILAKITQEAQWRFQNAKRQINGVSDYQVVDPAFNIPLIEDRVSSVFWRMQKAWLIQNSDPLLAVAHPSYIEKFNQLSAAHFFDNVQLGLCEVSKVQFGEDIDKVYLLVKWQGNKISHTEKVSTAIGYYAHHLTMIRKSGVKSDIKKGLHSLHCYRCGAPQTNNYQDCCEYCNSSFNQGEQDWILQDFIPHIEHLVKMKGLEFAFQERAQVKSDRIFDPISLLSSLILVLFADGRVDKQEKHLLDQFVKNRRIPQSVLDKIIVAAENGQLDMLTPDETLDASDWLDKLIEMCLADGQVCVEERKLLLQFGEKFNFLAIDINLRIKRKRHQLYRRSRQTLKS